In Plasmodium berghei ANKA genome assembly, contig: PbANKA_00_1, whole genome shotgun sequence, the genomic window CGCAAAGTTTTCTATTATActtaaaaatttacatcaatacttatttgtttattaatatttaatatttactaagtattattttaaaaacaatatacaTTAAAAGACTTATTTAAGCTTATAAATAACATAGTAAATACAGTTTCAGTGCTAATTCTCGTTTTAAACCGTGGAAAAGATgtgcaaaatatattataaaattatccAATAAGGaatatttctaaattaAAGTATATAGGAATACAAATAATGTTATAAGACTCattaaaatgaattattaatttatctacattaaataaaaataatattataattatgtaaTTTGCATAGAAAATGGAACATTCAACTTAATTTGtaaatgttataattttaataaaatattggtatatattataagaaacaagtatataaatatttaatatattttaaaaaaattatatttatatacttttaaagattatagtaataataacttttttaattttttatatttttgcagTATTTAAGTTTTAGGATATTGTCTATGTTCTATATTAAATCATATGtataagaaaatatattataaatttattataaaagtatattaatttttataataatgctCATATGAGTGTTATtaagtataaaaatttattcaaaattgtattatatatacatatgatAAAACATGTATTAAACACCCTAAAACAAGGTAATTTATCTAACTAtcataacaaaaatataatattcttttagtaataatattatattattattacatattaattttaaattgaaattaataataataaaaatatttttatctacAGATAATTGCTATATATAGGGTTAAATAATTGTATTACCTAttttagtatatatataatatgatatCCCCTTAACCTAGAAatcataaattatattacatCACAATGGATGATGCTCTAGTATATacacttttttatattatatttcctATAAACTTCAttaagttttattttaatatcattttcttaatacatatttttaccattttttttaaatggtTTCTTAGTGTCAAAACTTTGATGTTTTGATGAAGTATTTACCTGCTGAATTAGGCGGAACCGCaaattttgaatttaaacaaattacAAATTTCGATAAGTACTGCCCTAATGGAGACTGCAATACTAATCTcgaaaaaattacaattgGATTTTTATGGTTACTTGAACAATGTTTTTCTACAcccataaataaaaatcataatgaaaacaatactaatgcatattttatatatgttgtATTATGGTTAAGTTACAaattaaatcaaataaCAGGCCAAAATTTCACTAAAATAAACGATTTTTATACTAATCAAGTAAATAATAGTGGTAAATATAGTAAATTTATAAGTGATTCCAATagatatacaaatattaagGAATTCATAGAGAAACAAAAAGATTTGTtgaatattaatattgaagatctttctaaattttatgatgCATCCAAATTAATATGTAGTATGTATGGTAATTATGcaatgaataataataacaaactGTCAAATAATGCTACTAGTTTTGTTAACACATATACAGAGCTTAACAATAACTATAATACTAAAGGTACCGCATATAGTCAAATACTGTCTGCCTTATCAActgattataataatttaaaaaataaatgtagcAATATTCCAACCCTTTCAGAGATAAACACATCAAAAAATACTGTAGAAACTTCTGATCAAAGTCCTGAACAAAGTGTACAAATATTAGAACATATTTCTGAAGTTACATCATCAAGTTCGTCGATAggaaacaaattatttacagTTTTATCGATATTTGGTGCAatagcattttttttaggaaTTTCTTATaaggtaaataataaggaattaaaaaaatattttcattatatatatgcaagcattaacaaaaataccATACGCTTCTTAACgttttatattagtattcGTTATTTGGACGTCGGAAACGATCtcaaaaacaatatttaagagaaaaaataaaaaatataaagaagagaatgaatcattaatatatgattcGAAAAGAATGACTATTTCAggaatagtaataatgatttatatattttaagaaaCTGTATTTAGAAATAAGTAATTTTggatcataatttttatatagtttttatgTTGTGGGTTAGGGTTAAATGTTATATTGTATTTAACTATTTATAATTGAACactaattaaatatatatacaatatcCGTATTCTTAATATCGAGAAGTAGTTCAAAAGACCAAATATGCAACTCAAAAGTGGATATAACCATTAATGCAAAAGGGGTTGtataacatattttcaataaagcataatatatacaattgaGTGTTCATTCCGATTTAATatgattaaaataaaatatctatattgcatatattaatatagatattGACTATATATGAATTCATATTATTCTATATGACAATTgtctattatataaaacttGCTAATCAGAAACTACATTGAATTATGCATATCATAATatgtttctttatttgatgaaaattttatttaataaaacatatgatttatatcatatttattttgatttaaacCGTGTTATTCAATTGAACTGTAATCAAATagattcataaaatatcgATCGATATTCGGTAATACAACGTTATCTATAAAAATCATTTTATGCATCTAACATTTTagtaatacataaaaaatgcactatagatatattataataaatttataaattataaatatatataatactcatttttttcatttcaaTACTTTGCATTTATGCTAATGTTCtaatttatattgatagggatagttatatatatatattaatttatttatcataaggtataataatagagtaatcattattaattttaaattttaaagatttgaggtataaataaattatatttaaaatagttaaaaaataaaaaataagcatattaataaaattacatattttgttttaacaattataaataatatggtcgatataatgtattattattatatgcctatatatataatctaATAAAATACTCTACTAATAactaatattaaatattaattttatcgAAAAGACACATAACAATAcattataatgatataatttttatatatttgttaaatatCCAAATTGGAATATgtgattttatattataaaaaactgGATAAATGAAGAAAGTGTTAAAGACACAATTAATGTTAAATgccattttattattccatATTAACGcgtattatattatcattatgtTACCAtagaattaataaaatataaaatttttaataaataatttgaatgtatatacattgataactataacaataaaatatataagataaaaatgaacaatGCAAAACAGTTAAcgaatatttatataaatttatatattaaaagagCAAATATATCTTATCTCTCTCCTCTTGAAGGGCAATATAACAACCTAATTAAAGAGTGTTTTCTATTatactttaaaatttaCATCAATAGTTATTCatgtattaatatttactatatattattttaaaaactaTTTACATTTAAAGGCTTATTTAaacttataaatataggTTCAGTGCTAATTGTCGTTTTAAACCGTGGAAAAGATGTGcaaaatatgttataaaATTACCAAATAAGGTATATTTCTAAATTGATGTAcgtattaataaaattagagctattgaatttattaaaatggattatgaatttatccatattaaataaaaataatattaaaattatgtatatgcaattaaaaaaggtaACAATGGAgcttattttgtaaatgctatagttttaataaaatattggTATATAGTATTAGAAACaactatataaatatttaatatattttaaaaacgattatttatatacttttaaggattataataataatagtattttatattttttaaatttatacaGTATTTAAGTTTTAGAAAGGcaatcattaaaaaataagatataaatatattccttTTCTATGTTCAAGCATACTTTAAATTCtttataaaagtatattaatttttataataaatttataccAGATGTTAATGTGAGTAgcattttttgtataaaattcattatatatatatttaattaaatgtATTAAGTGGCCCTCTAAGGTAATTTAGCTAATTATAACAAACAGGAATAGAACGTTTCTttactaataatattgttttattaagtataataatttaattaataaaaagttataatatatttaactaCAAACAGTTGTTATATATAGGATTAAAGTATTTGCGTCACATATTGGGGGTAGCGTAGATAAAACAGCATGATTCTACCCAATTTAcaaatcaaaaataaaatttgttcaCAATGAATAAGGATGTggtatatgcattttttaatactaataatttcctttacattttttgatattgtattatatatatcattaaactttattttaataaaattttcaacaatgcatatttataataatttttttaaacgtTTATTTAGTGTAGTAACTTCCTTTATCTAACGAcgaatttaaaatatgattcgagtaataaaaactatcaaattattaatgGTGATCATTTGAAAAAGCATTGTGATAACGAAAATTGTGGGAGTGATCTCGAAAAAATTAGTGCTggatgtttatatttttttaatgaattcTTTGGGAGTTCTTCTGTGTTTGAGTCGGttgcaaaaaataacatcAATATTGTTGATTACATTATAATATGGTTAAGTTATATGTTAAACCTAAAGGAAAATGAAGGAAGCGAAAGTCTAacttattttaataatatatatataaataatgataagtATAAAAATTCTATAACTTATATTAAggattataataattataaggATCTTATAGATAAAAATCATGATTTGACGAAAGTGGATATTAAAGATATatctaaattttatgatgCATTTAAAACATTATGTGAAATGTATACTGCATTTGATGAGGACACGTCAAATTGCACAAAATGTTCGGAAAAAGCTAATCAATTtgttcaaaaatataaagaacttaataataataaaggcAGTTcctataataaaatattgtcTACATTATCAActgattataataatttaaaaaataaatgtagcAATATTGCATCTTTTCCAGAGATAAACACATCAacaaatattgaaaaaagtCCTGAACAAGCTTCTGTACAAAATTCTGCACAAACATCTGAAGTTACATCATTAAGTTCGTCGATAGGAAACAAATTAATTCCAGTTTTATCGATATTTGGTGCAatagcattttttttaggaaTTGGATATaaggtaaataataagccaattaaaatatattcaacaagtaatttatgaatataagtaaattatacatttttttaaatttttatattagtattcattatttaagtCTCGAAAACGATCTCGAAAACAGCATTTAAGAGAAAGgccaaaaaaataaagaagaaaCTGGACAATTAATATAAGATTCGAAAAGAGTGACAAGTTCAggaatagtaataatgatTGATATATGTTAAGAAATTGTCTATTTCGAAGTAATTTTTTaccataatttttatatagtttttatgTTATGGGTTAGGGTTATGTTTATGGGATCCACATTTGGGTTATAGTTAAGTATTACATtgcatttaattttgtataatttgaacactaattaaacatatatactatatCCGTATGTTTAATCTCGAGCTGAAGCCTAAATATGCAACCCAAAAGTGGATATAACCATTAATGTAAAAGGGGCTGTATAACatattttccataaattataatatatataattgagTGTTCATGCCTATTTAatatgattaaaaaaaatgtctatattgtatatattaatatagatattGACTATATATGAAGTCGTATTATGGAATACCATAATTTCCTATTATATAAAGCTTGTTACCCCAGAGCTatattgaattatatatattataatatgtttctttatttgatgaacattttatttagtaaaaCTTACAACTTGtatcatatttatgttGATTCAAATCGCATTTTTATAACCGAACagtataatattattatatatgaaggtataaattataattatattcatttggTACAATTGTCTACactacaatatatattcatattaatatgtgTTTTTAAGAttaattaaacatattaccaatatataataaatattcatgattcataaaatatagattcataaaatatcgATCGATATTCGACAATACAACgttatttataaaaggTATTTTATGCATCTAACATTTTagtaatacataaaaaatagactataaatgtatatataataaatttataaattataaatatatataatactcacttttttcatataagcaatttacatttatgttaaaattataatttatattgatataaatagttctctatatgttaatttatttactataaaggtataataatatattaatcaGTATTAGTTTTTaaacattatatttttgaggtatatataattggaaaaatatatttaaaatagttaaaaaataaaatataaatatattaataaaatttaatgttgtaatacttataaacaatttggtatataaaattagcGTTGTTgtactaatatatataatattgtatcAACGACCAAACACACAAATATGTTAAATTTGGGAAgcatatacaaatatatattaatgtaaattatatagaaaaggtatgaaataattaattttaactaataatatttttattatgttactatatatatataaaatcacaaatatattgttattgCTAAATAATATGTTCTAAAATActtaatttaaaaactaTGAAACAAGGAGATATTATACATTGATTTAAAGTATTTTCATTAAGCGGACTAATTATTCCGTCGTACTATACATTGATATAGCAGTAACAATAGATAAACGTATTAAATACGAACAAAtcattaaattaatttgatTCGAATAtgttgatatatattaattatatatattattaaacttgtaataagaataaaattatatgcacaaaaaatcaaatgaaatattatagcCTTCAACGAAGTATGTCTTTAATGTGGTAATATTAAAACTAACATTACCaagcaaaataatattaataattctatagtttacttaaaaatattgtttttcatCATAAAACTAAATATAGTTTATTATAAAGCATGCattacaatattatttattaaaatgtatttgtacatatataatatcagGACATTCAAAAGGTGTTACAcattataaaatgtattttaatatatatatcaattaaaatataaaaacgaACTATAAACTGATCATGTTCTATCCtaaaaaactataaatattaatatgaaagAATAACCATGTCAAAACATTttccataaaatataatagttaAATTTGTAGTGTTCATGAAATGAAATACTCATAagtacatttttatattaaatgatgTGAAACATTTacatacaaaataaattttcatatgATGAACAAGTGATGGTTAATTATAGTAATTTAAACTATATATCATCCACaaaattaaacatattttgttaatataaatattccaatattaaattgttaaaaGCTATTACGTGGGTTATATGTTTTAACCTTTAAATCCATATAGCAATATGTTCATTAaatttaacatat contains:
- a CDS encoding BIR protein, producing MDDALCQNFDVLMKYLPAELGGTANFEFKQITNFDKYCPNGDCNTNLEKITIGFLWLLEQCFSTPINKNHNENNTNAYFIYVVLWLSYKLNQITGQNFTKINDFYTNQVNNSGKYSKFISDSNRYTNIKEFIEKQKDLLNINIEDLSKFYDASKLICSMYGNYAMNNNNKLSNNATSFVNTYTELNNNYNTKGTAYSQILSALSTDYNNLKNKCSNIPTLSEINTSKNTVETSDQSPEQSVQILEHISEVTSSSSSIGNKLFTVLSIFGAIAFFLGISYKYSLFGRRKRSQKQYLREKIKNIKKRMNH
- a CDS encoding BIR protein; the protein is MNKDVCSNFLYLTTNLKYDSSNKNYQIINGDHLKKHCDNENCGSDLEKISAGCLYFFNEFFGSSSVFESVAKNNINIVDYIIIWLSYMLNLKENEGSESLTYFNNIYINNDKYKNSITYIKDYNNYKDLIDKNHDLTKVDIKDISKFYDAFKTLCEMYTAFDEDTSNCTKCSEKANQFVQKYKELNNNKGSSYNKILSTLSTDYNNLKNKCSNIASFPEINTSTNIEKSPEQASVQNSAQTSEVTSLSSSIGNKLIPVLSIFGAIAFFLGIGYKYSLFKSRKRSRKQHLRERPKK